The following coding sequences lie in one Mesorhizobium sp. NZP2298 genomic window:
- a CDS encoding haloacid dehalogenase type II — protein sequence MQYAAYVFDAYGTLFDVHAAVRRHADRIGPDGQLLSEIWRAKQLEYSWVRTLMGAYADFWQLTEQALDFALRKVPSADSSLKAKLLEAYWRLDCYPEVPAVLKALKASGARLAILSNGSPEMLEAAVKSAALDQVLDDIYSVDAVRRFKTDPAVYDMVATGWRLYPGAVSFQSSNRWDIAGATKFGFRTVWINRSNQPEEYRDFPPTLILPTLEALVTA from the coding sequence ATGCAATACGCCGCCTATGTTTTCGACGCCTACGGCACACTGTTCGACGTGCATGCCGCCGTGCGCCGCCATGCCGACCGGATCGGGCCGGACGGCCAGTTGCTGTCGGAGATCTGGCGCGCCAAGCAGCTCGAATATTCCTGGGTGCGTACGCTGATGGGCGCCTATGCTGATTTCTGGCAACTGACCGAGCAGGCGCTCGACTTCGCCTTGCGCAAGGTCCCGTCGGCCGATTCAAGCCTGAAGGCTAAGCTTCTCGAAGCCTACTGGCGACTGGATTGCTATCCTGAGGTGCCGGCCGTGCTGAAGGCGCTCAAGGCCTCGGGAGCCAGGCTGGCGATCCTCTCCAACGGCTCGCCCGAAATGCTGGAAGCGGCCGTCAAGTCCGCCGCGCTCGACCAGGTTCTGGACGACATCTATTCCGTCGACGCGGTGCGCCGCTTCAAGACCGATCCGGCGGTCTACGACATGGTCGCCACCGGCTGGCGCCTCTATCCCGGCGCTGTGTCCTTCCAGTCCTCCAATCGCTGGGACATTGCGGGTGCCACCAAATTCGGCTTCCGCACGGTGTGGATCAACCGTTCCAACCAGCCCGAGGAATATCGGGACTTCCCGCCAACCCTGATCCTGCCGACCCTCGAAGCCCTGGTCACCGCCTAA
- a CDS encoding L,D-transpeptidase, whose product MSITEIESYRLSRRGFLNAAALGAASIAVSACATTGPGPVEPPPPAYVEPPLADYASMYAAVSDGGFDLPAIPVDRIDPQFLRQIVPDPTGQKPGTIVVDTTGHFLYLVRPGGQAIRYGVGLGRAGFEWAGDAVVQWKQKWPKWTPPDEMIARQPELKQYSADNGGMPGGLKNPLGARALYLFQGNVDTLYRLHGSPEWRSIGKSVSSGCVRLMNQDIIDLYDRVPSKSPVIVTSDASQPMVAAATANHKAIPIDAGVPDGSVLLGPVKAVTNAIF is encoded by the coding sequence ATGTCCATAACCGAAATCGAATCCTATCGCCTGAGCCGTCGCGGCTTCCTCAACGCCGCAGCATTGGGCGCCGCATCGATCGCGGTTTCCGCATGCGCCACCACCGGCCCAGGGCCGGTCGAGCCACCGCCGCCGGCCTATGTCGAGCCGCCGCTTGCCGACTATGCGTCGATGTACGCGGCCGTCAGCGATGGCGGCTTCGACCTGCCGGCCATCCCCGTCGACAGGATCGATCCACAGTTCCTGCGTCAGATCGTTCCCGACCCGACCGGGCAGAAACCAGGAACCATCGTCGTCGATACAACAGGCCATTTCCTCTATCTGGTTCGCCCGGGCGGTCAGGCCATCCGCTATGGCGTCGGCCTTGGCCGCGCCGGCTTCGAATGGGCGGGCGACGCTGTCGTCCAATGGAAGCAGAAATGGCCTAAATGGACGCCGCCGGATGAGATGATCGCCCGGCAGCCGGAACTGAAGCAATACAGCGCCGACAATGGCGGCATGCCCGGCGGCCTCAAGAACCCGCTAGGTGCCCGTGCGCTCTATCTCTTCCAGGGCAATGTGGACACGCTTTACCGCCTGCACGGCTCCCCGGAATGGCGCTCGATCGGCAAATCGGTGTCATCGGGCTGCGTGCGCCTGATGAACCAGGACATCATCGACCTCTACGACCGTGTGCCGTCGAAAAGCCCGGTCATCGTGACCAGCGATGCCAGCCAGCCGATGGTGGCGGCGGCGACCGCGAACCACAAGGCCATCCCGATCGATGCCGGCGTGCCGGACGGATCTGTCCTGCTCGGCCCCGTCAAAGCGGTCACGAACGCGATCTTCTGA
- a CDS encoding helicase HerA-like C-terminal domain-containing protein, translated as MADDTSIFIGASRKPDDSYQRPEQLLLQYGNRHGLVTGATGTGKTVTLQVLAEGFSNAGVPVFCADIKGDLSGIAMMGTAQDFLVKRAAQVKLDPYDFQEFPVIFWDLFGEQGHPIRATISEMGPLLLSRLMNLTDAQEGIMNIAFRIADEEGLLLLDLKDLQALLANIAGRAEEISARYGNVTKPSVGAIQRTLLVLEQQGAGNFFGEPALRISDIMRTTRDGRGAISVLAADKLMMNPRLYATFLLWLMSELFEELPEVGDPDKPKLVFFFDEAHLLFDEAPKVLIDRVEQVVRLIRSKGVGVYFVTQNPLDIPEKVLAQLGNRVQHALRAYTPREQQAVRTAAETFRPNPDFDCATTITQLATGEALVSTLEAKGVPSMVQRTLIRPPSSRLGPITPAERQKLVAESPVSGQYDQVIDRESAFEILQKKTKDAQDAEAQAQQAGTGGSRWTIPGFGNDDPAPQPGGRRAPAPRPSNRQTVAEAAIKSVVRSVGSSVGRAIVRGILGSLSRGR; from the coding sequence ATGGCTGACGACACCAGTATTTTCATCGGCGCCAGCCGCAAGCCCGATGACAGCTATCAGCGTCCCGAACAATTGCTGCTGCAGTACGGGAATCGCCATGGCCTGGTGACCGGCGCCACCGGTACCGGCAAGACCGTTACCTTGCAGGTTCTGGCCGAGGGCTTTTCGAATGCCGGCGTGCCGGTGTTCTGCGCCGACATCAAGGGCGACCTGTCCGGTATCGCCATGATGGGCACGGCTCAGGATTTTCTGGTCAAGCGGGCCGCACAGGTAAAGCTTGACCCCTACGATTTCCAGGAATTCCCCGTCATCTTCTGGGACCTTTTCGGTGAGCAAGGCCACCCAATCCGCGCAACGATATCGGAAATGGGACCGCTGCTCCTGTCGCGGCTGATGAACCTGACCGACGCGCAGGAAGGCATAATGAACATTGCCTTCCGCATTGCCGATGAAGAGGGCCTGCTGCTCCTCGACCTCAAGGACCTGCAGGCGCTGCTTGCCAACATCGCCGGGCGCGCCGAAGAGATCAGCGCGCGCTACGGCAATGTCACCAAGCCATCGGTCGGTGCCATCCAGCGCACGCTGCTGGTGCTGGAGCAACAGGGCGCGGGCAACTTCTTCGGCGAGCCGGCTCTACGCATCTCCGACATCATGCGCACCACGCGTGACGGTCGGGGCGCCATCAGCGTGCTCGCAGCCGACAAGCTGATGATGAACCCGCGGCTCTACGCGACGTTCCTGCTCTGGCTGATGTCGGAACTGTTCGAGGAACTGCCCGAGGTGGGAGATCCCGACAAACCGAAGTTGGTGTTCTTTTTCGACGAGGCGCATCTGCTCTTTGACGAGGCGCCGAAAGTGCTGATCGACCGCGTCGAACAGGTGGTCCGCCTGATCCGCTCGAAAGGCGTCGGCGTCTATTTCGTCACGCAGAATCCCCTGGATATCCCCGAGAAGGTGCTGGCACAGCTCGGCAACCGCGTTCAACACGCTCTGCGCGCCTATACGCCACGCGAGCAGCAGGCGGTACGGACGGCGGCGGAAACATTCCGCCCCAATCCCGACTTCGACTGCGCCACCACCATCACCCAGCTCGCCACCGGCGAGGCGCTGGTCTCGACGCTGGAGGCCAAGGGCGTGCCGTCCATGGTACAGCGCACGCTGATCCGTCCGCCGTCGTCGCGGCTTGGGCCCATAACCCCCGCCGAGCGGCAAAAGTTGGTCGCGGAAAGCCCCGTCTCCGGCCAGTACGACCAGGTCATTGATCGCGAATCGGCCTTCGAGATCCTGCAGAAGAAGACCAAGGACGCGCAGGACGCCGAAGCGCAGGCGCAGCAGGCAGGCACCGGCGGCTCGCGCTGGACAATTCCGGGCTTCGGCAATGACGATCCCGCACCGCAGCCGGGTGGCCGCCGCGCGCCGGCACCGCGCCCCTCCAATCGCCAGACGGTCGCCGAGGCGGCGATCAAGTCGGTGGTGCGCTCGGTCGGCTCGTCGGTCGGACGTGCGATCGTGCGTGGTATCCTGGGCAGCCTGTCGCGGGGGCGCTGA
- a CDS encoding methylmalonyl-CoA mutase subunit beta, which produces MGAGALTRDVEPADAERQRWLALAEKALAGASFEEKLVSHTDDSIRIEPLYARAAGAEPIVRANPRSPWIVSQRVDDPDVDRAKAQVLDDIAQGATGLSLVFEGAPNAFGYGLPRTAQALETVLEGVPLNRVQIRIDTHPWSRPMADWLVAFLSKRRSDPAKLNLSFGIDPAAILAGTGRLRMSIEALQESMPQSLAHFFSMGVPGVLLEADGRVFHNAGATEAQELGIMLASAVSYLRMFEKARQPLVYAAPHIGFALSVDQDQFLSMAKVRALRRLWARVQEVCSIPNSTANIHAETSFRMMTALDPETNILRTTIGCFAAAAGGADSISILPHTIAHGLPAPFARRVARNAQLIMANESHVDHVADPACGSGAVEALTSDLCEAAWAELQTIEAEGGILSSLRDGHIQKRVRAAAARRDAAFKSGERAIIGTTLYPQKTERPVETLDAVQRPAFTEGVVLCEPLFPARIDQSIGALS; this is translated from the coding sequence ATGGGCGCTGGAGCCTTGACCAGGGATGTTGAACCGGCGGATGCCGAACGCCAGCGATGGCTGGCCTTGGCGGAAAAAGCGTTGGCCGGCGCATCCTTCGAGGAAAAGCTGGTTTCGCACACCGACGACAGCATCCGCATCGAGCCACTCTATGCCCGTGCGGCCGGGGCCGAGCCGATCGTGCGCGCGAATCCTCGATCGCCGTGGATTGTCAGCCAGCGCGTCGACGATCCCGATGTCGATCGTGCCAAGGCGCAGGTCCTGGATGATATAGCGCAGGGAGCGACAGGATTGTCGCTCGTCTTCGAAGGTGCGCCGAACGCATTCGGCTACGGCTTGCCGAGAACCGCGCAGGCTCTGGAGACGGTGCTGGAGGGCGTACCGCTCAACCGCGTGCAGATCCGCATCGATACCCACCCATGGAGCCGGCCGATGGCCGACTGGCTGGTGGCGTTCCTGAGCAAGCGTCGCTCCGATCCAGCAAAGCTAAACCTATCCTTCGGCATCGATCCGGCGGCGATCCTCGCCGGCACCGGCCGGCTGCGCATGTCGATCGAGGCGCTGCAGGAATCGATGCCGCAATCGCTGGCGCATTTCTTCTCGATGGGCGTGCCGGGCGTGCTTCTGGAAGCGGACGGCCGCGTCTTTCACAATGCCGGCGCCACGGAGGCGCAGGAACTCGGGATCATGCTGGCTTCCGCGGTTTCGTATCTCAGAATGTTCGAGAAGGCGCGGCAGCCGCTCGTCTATGCCGCGCCTCATATCGGCTTCGCACTCAGCGTCGACCAGGATCAGTTCCTCTCCATGGCCAAGGTGCGGGCCCTGCGCAGGCTTTGGGCACGGGTGCAGGAGGTTTGCTCGATCCCCAATTCCACGGCCAACATCCATGCCGAGACATCATTTCGCATGATGACGGCATTGGACCCGGAAACCAACATCCTGCGCACGACGATCGGCTGCTTCGCAGCGGCAGCGGGGGGAGCGGATTCGATCTCCATCCTGCCGCATACGATCGCGCACGGCCTGCCAGCTCCCTTTGCCCGCCGCGTCGCACGCAACGCGCAGCTGATCATGGCCAATGAAAGCCATGTCGATCATGTCGCCGATCCCGCGTGTGGTTCCGGCGCGGTCGAGGCGCTGACATCAGATCTTTGCGAAGCCGCCTGGGCGGAGTTGCAGACGATCGAGGCCGAAGGGGGGATACTGTCCAGCCTTCGTGACGGGCACATCCAGAAGCGCGTTCGCGCCGCGGCCGCTCGTCGCGACGCCGCCTTCAAGTCCGGCGAGCGAGCCATCATCGGCACCACACTCTATCCACAGAAGACCGAGCGCCCGGTCGAGACACTGGACGCGGTGCAGCGGCCGGCTTTCACTGAAGGTGTCGTCCTGTGCGAACCGCTGTTTCCGGCCCGCATCGACCAATCCATCGGGGCGCTCTCTTGA
- the scpA gene encoding methylmalonyl-CoA mutase, with amino-acid sequence MIPDFSQVGWVPPRRAPVEVKGQRVTPEGLVVKHLYNQGDLKGLPYLDTYPGLPPFVRGPYPTMYVQQPWTIRQYAGFSTAEESNAFYRRNLAAGQKGLSVAFDLATHRGYDSDHPRVAGDVGMAGVAIDSILDMRQLFDGIPLGDMTVSMTMNGAVLPIMALYIVAAEEQGVAQKDLAGTIQNDILKEFMVRNTYIYPPKPSMRIVSDIFSYTSRNMPKFNSISISGYHMQEAGATADLELAYTIADGIEYARAGVAAGLDIDRFAPRLSFFWAIGMNFFMEVAKLRAARLLWATLMKKNFAPKDERSLSLRTHCQTSGWSLTAQDPYNNIIRTMIEAMAATQGHTQSLHTNSFDEAMALPTDHSAGIARNTQLVLQKESGTTRVIDPWGGSTYLERLTHDLAARALIHIEEVEALGGMAAATEQGIPKLRIEEAAARTQARIDSGEQMLVGVNAHRPENDIEVDVLKIDNAEVRARQLSKLQRLKGTREVAVVESALDALTRAAQGNENLLEFAIRAARANATVGEISFALERAFGRHVATVQTISGVYRKALGDNPVVDGLQDKISAFEKKNGSKPRILVAKMGQDGHDRGQKVIATAFADLGFDVTVGAMFQTPEEIAKLAVQHDVHVIGASSLAAGHLTLIPELRDALKKLGRGDMLIVAGGVIPPQDYDAVLQAGAAEIFPPGTVIPEAADRLMDRLLAG; translated from the coding sequence TTGATTCCGGATTTCAGCCAGGTTGGCTGGGTGCCGCCGCGCCGCGCACCGGTCGAGGTCAAGGGCCAGCGGGTGACGCCGGAAGGGCTTGTCGTCAAGCATCTGTACAATCAGGGCGACCTCAAGGGCCTGCCATATCTCGACACCTACCCGGGCTTGCCGCCCTTTGTGCGTGGCCCCTACCCCACCATGTATGTCCAGCAGCCGTGGACGATCCGGCAATATGCCGGCTTTTCGACGGCCGAAGAGTCCAACGCCTTTTACCGGCGCAATCTTGCCGCCGGCCAGAAAGGCCTGTCCGTCGCCTTCGATCTCGCCACGCATCGCGGCTATGACAGCGACCATCCACGCGTCGCCGGCGATGTCGGCATGGCTGGCGTCGCCATTGATTCCATCCTCGACATGCGGCAGCTCTTCGACGGCATTCCGCTCGGCGACATGACCGTGTCGATGACGATGAACGGCGCGGTGTTGCCGATCATGGCGCTCTATATCGTCGCGGCGGAAGAACAGGGCGTTGCGCAGAAGGATCTGGCCGGGACCATTCAGAACGACATTCTGAAGGAGTTCATGGTCCGCAACACCTACATCTATCCGCCAAAGCCCTCGATGCGGATCGTTTCGGACATCTTCTCCTACACGTCGAGGAACATGCCGAAGTTCAATTCGATATCGATCTCCGGCTACCATATGCAGGAGGCCGGCGCGACGGCCGACCTGGAGCTCGCCTATACGATCGCCGACGGCATCGAATATGCTCGCGCCGGCGTCGCGGCGGGTCTCGACATCGACCGCTTCGCGCCGCGCCTCTCCTTCTTCTGGGCGATCGGCATGAATTTCTTCATGGAAGTGGCCAAGCTCAGGGCCGCGCGCCTGCTGTGGGCGACCCTGATGAAGAAGAATTTTGCGCCGAAGGACGAGCGCTCGCTGTCGCTGCGCACCCATTGCCAGACTTCTGGCTGGTCGCTGACGGCGCAGGACCCCTACAACAACATCATCCGCACCATGATCGAGGCGATGGCCGCGACTCAAGGGCATACCCAGTCGCTGCACACCAACTCCTTCGACGAGGCGATGGCGCTGCCGACCGATCATTCGGCGGGTATCGCCCGCAACACGCAGCTCGTCCTGCAGAAGGAATCCGGCACAACGCGCGTCATCGACCCGTGGGGCGGGTCGACCTATCTCGAACGGCTGACCCATGATCTGGCGGCGCGCGCATTGATCCATATCGAGGAGGTCGAGGCTCTCGGCGGCATGGCGGCGGCGACGGAACAAGGTATCCCCAAGCTGCGCATCGAGGAAGCAGCGGCGCGCACACAGGCGCGCATCGACTCCGGCGAGCAGATGCTGGTTGGGGTCAATGCGCATCGTCCCGAGAACGACATCGAAGTTGACGTGCTGAAGATCGACAATGCCGAGGTCAGGGCGCGGCAATTGTCGAAGCTGCAGAGGCTGAAAGGCACGCGCGAGGTCGCCGTGGTGGAAAGCGCGCTCGATGCGCTGACCCGCGCCGCGCAGGGCAACGAAAACCTGCTGGAGTTTGCCATCCGCGCCGCGCGCGCCAATGCCACGGTCGGCGAGATTTCGTTCGCGCTGGAAAGGGCGTTTGGCCGCCACGTCGCGACGGTGCAGACCATTTCCGGCGTCTACCGCAAGGCGCTTGGCGACAATCCCGTGGTCGACGGGCTGCAGGACAAGATCAGCGCTTTCGAGAAGAAAAACGGCAGCAAGCCGCGCATCCTCGTTGCCAAGATGGGACAGGACGGCCACGACCGAGGGCAGAAGGTGATCGCCACCGCCTTCGCCGATCTCGGCTTCGACGTCACCGTCGGCGCGATGTTCCAGACACCGGAAGAGATCGCGAAACTGGCGGTCCAGCATGACGTCCATGTCATCGGTGCCTCATCGCTGGCGGCAGGACACCTGACGCTGATCCCCGAATTGCGCGACGCGCTGAAGAAGCTTGGCCGAGGCGACATGCTGATCGTGGCCGGCGGCGTCATCCCGCCGCAGGACTATGACGCCGTGCTGCAAGCCGGCGCGGCGGAAATCTTCCCGCCGGGGACTGTCATCCCGGAAGCGGCGGACCGGTTGATGGATCGGCTGCTGGCGGGCTGA
- a CDS encoding AbrB/MazE/SpoVT family DNA-binding domain-containing protein, producing the protein MKTLIHKLDDGSGAVILPPEMLDSLKLQVGDQLQIIETDDGVILRPVESNDVERQMRAARDVMDTYEVALQRLAK; encoded by the coding sequence GTGAAGACTCTCATCCACAAGCTCGACGACGGATCAGGGGCCGTGATCTTGCCACCGGAAATGCTCGACAGCCTGAAGCTGCAAGTGGGCGATCAACTCCAGATTATCGAAACCGATGACGGCGTCATTCTAAGACCGGTGGAGAGCAACGACGTCGAACGGCAGATGCGCGCTGCTCGTGATGTCATGGACACATATGAGGTCGCGTTGCAAAGGCTGGCCAAGTAG
- the greA gene encoding transcription elongation factor GreA yields MSRAFTREEDSENAIAGVGERPISPHRNLVTERGLAQIEDNLADLRDVLAKAERKADRERIAVVSRDLRYWTARRESAELSVPEPGSDVVRFGMGVTLEGDDGKKVHWKIVGEDEADPTKGSISHVSPMAVALFGKKVGDVAAVNGKEWEIVKLSDS; encoded by the coding sequence ATGAGCAGAGCTTTCACCCGCGAAGAAGACAGCGAAAACGCCATCGCCGGCGTCGGCGAACGGCCAATCAGCCCGCACCGCAATCTTGTGACGGAACGCGGCCTGGCGCAGATCGAGGACAATCTGGCCGATCTGCGCGACGTTCTGGCGAAAGCCGAAAGGAAAGCCGATCGCGAGCGCATCGCGGTCGTGTCACGCGATCTGCGCTACTGGACCGCGCGGCGGGAGAGTGCCGAACTGTCCGTTCCGGAGCCCGGCAGCGACGTCGTCCGCTTCGGCATGGGCGTCACGCTGGAAGGCGATGACGGCAAGAAAGTGCATTGGAAGATCGTCGGCGAGGACGAGGCCGATCCCACCAAGGGAAGCATTTCGCATGTTTCGCCGATGGCCGTCGCGCTGTTCGGCAAGAAGGTTGGCGACGTGGCCGCGGTCAACGGCAAGGAATGGGAAATCGTCAAGCTCTCGGATAGCTGA